In a single window of the Nocardioides massiliensis genome:
- a CDS encoding glycosyltransferase, whose amino-acid sequence MPPVLLITSRYEPGMLAEFELGGDVLLVGERVADVAEVPAHDLRRAAPLHGPHGRRAYREARSPAARLAALLAADSRIVALRAAGAELRALDDVAAEALTLGSVLDGPDRYLATRERVLGLVQAGRGDEADQIVGERAEAIRRPRIRADLLGELVWARLACGDASALVLDAVAAELAVADRQLAAGRAYGAVERRATGAAEGYAEAVRTAYHRGLHLDRTTSPLASAPSAYAEVLGASATATRIMGVDARRTPPRPTPRGGRVLVLTWANDNFVGEIVAMLEADDDAQVRVLDVASLPDATAVTSVVRLAAAGLGAPPVGPDPVGWAEQHLRPELEWADTVLLEWCTAAAALVTRVDVGDARVVVRMHSVEAYSLWPALVDWSRVDEAVFVSDHLRDQAAASIPGLRGPGAPLLSVAPLTVDLARFPVVDRPDDARFVLGVVGWSAVAKDVRWALELLTELREHDPRFRLRLVGSELTEGSSPAAAVYHRSVRALLEPLLAADAVDLVGQTDDVPAALAEVGVILSTSVRESFHAGLVEGAATGAAPVVRDWPYFAGRAHGARTLYPDSWIVADRVAAVRRILALAADPGVWREAGRSAAATVRAEQDPAASLAAYRRLLLGDA is encoded by the coding sequence GTGCCCCCTGTCTTGCTGATCACGTCCCGCTACGAGCCCGGCATGCTGGCGGAGTTCGAGCTCGGAGGCGACGTGCTGCTGGTGGGTGAGCGCGTGGCCGACGTGGCCGAGGTCCCGGCGCACGACCTGCGTCGCGCCGCGCCGCTCCACGGTCCGCACGGCCGCCGTGCGTACCGCGAAGCAAGGAGCCCGGCCGCCCGGTTGGCCGCGCTGCTCGCGGCCGACTCCCGCATCGTCGCCCTGCGCGCCGCCGGCGCAGAACTGCGAGCGCTCGACGACGTCGCCGCCGAAGCGCTCACCCTCGGGTCCGTGCTCGACGGGCCCGACCGCTACCTCGCGACCCGGGAGCGGGTGCTGGGCCTGGTGCAGGCCGGACGCGGTGACGAGGCCGACCAGATCGTGGGCGAGCGGGCCGAGGCGATCCGCCGACCGCGGATCCGGGCCGACCTGCTCGGCGAGCTCGTGTGGGCGCGCCTGGCGTGCGGAGACGCCTCGGCGCTGGTGCTCGATGCCGTGGCCGCGGAGCTCGCGGTCGCCGACCGCCAGCTGGCAGCAGGGCGCGCCTACGGAGCCGTCGAACGCCGAGCGACCGGAGCCGCGGAGGGGTACGCCGAAGCGGTGCGCACGGCGTACCACCGCGGCCTGCACCTCGACCGCACGACCTCGCCGCTGGCGAGTGCGCCGTCGGCGTACGCCGAGGTCCTCGGGGCAAGTGCGACCGCGACCCGGATCATGGGCGTGGACGCCCGCCGGACACCCCCGCGCCCCACACCGCGCGGCGGCCGCGTGTTGGTGCTGACGTGGGCGAACGACAACTTCGTGGGTGAGATCGTCGCGATGCTCGAGGCTGACGACGACGCGCAGGTGCGGGTGCTCGATGTCGCGTCGCTGCCCGACGCGACCGCCGTGACCTCGGTCGTGCGGCTCGCCGCGGCAGGGCTCGGTGCGCCCCCGGTCGGCCCGGACCCGGTCGGCTGGGCCGAGCAGCACCTGAGGCCTGAGCTGGAGTGGGCCGACACCGTGCTGCTGGAGTGGTGCACCGCCGCTGCCGCGCTGGTGACACGGGTCGACGTCGGCGACGCTCGGGTCGTGGTGCGGATGCACAGCGTGGAGGCCTATAGCCTCTGGCCCGCTCTCGTCGACTGGTCGCGCGTCGACGAGGCGGTGTTCGTCAGCGACCACCTGCGCGACCAGGCCGCGGCGTCGATCCCGGGACTGCGTGGTCCCGGAGCCCCGCTGCTGTCGGTGGCCCCGTTGACCGTCGACCTCGCGCGGTTCCCGGTCGTCGACCGCCCCGACGACGCACGCTTCGTGCTGGGGGTCGTCGGGTGGTCCGCCGTGGCCAAGGACGTGCGCTGGGCGCTCGAGCTGCTGACCGAGCTGCGCGAGCACGATCCGCGCTTCCGGCTGCGCCTGGTCGGCTCCGAGCTCACCGAGGGTTCCTCGCCCGCCGCGGCCGTCTATCACCGCTCCGTGCGTGCGCTGCTCGAGCCACTCCTCGCGGCCGACGCGGTCGACCTGGTCGGTCAGACCGACGACGTCCCGGCAGCGCTGGCCGAGGTCGGCGTCATCCTGTCCACCTCGGTGCGCGAGAGCTTTCATGCGGGCCTGGTCGAAGGCGCGGCGACCGGCGCCGCCCCCGTCGTCCGTGACTGGCCGTACTTCGCCGGACGAGCCCACGGTGCGCGCACGCTCTACCCGGACTCCTGGATCGTCGCCGACCGGGTAGCCGCCGTACGCCGGATCCTCGCACTCGCCGCGGACCCGGGCGTGTGGCGCGAGGCCGGTCGCAGCGCCGCGGCGACCGTGCGCGCCGAGCAGGACCCGGCCGCGAGCCTCGCGGCGTACCGTCGGCTGCTGCTCGGCGACGCCTGA
- a CDS encoding D-glucuronyl C5-epimerase family protein, with translation MRPTSRLVPVLTAAVTSALLLGSCGEATDEPTAPGAAATAGQAPAPEDVTEVDVDVKPVDGDPVGEIAEGERWRTSGYTLADVDARPYDDQVLLEGLLDAEVDADGIRIFERHDRRWDHPVAIAQYAMAQLDAGRDGGDADRMARAIANGEKLLTMAEPVGDADYYPYPFDFPLGGRVEHTLPTPWWSAMAQGQVLSLFVRLFEETGEQRWRDAADRTFRSLDDEGPREQPWSAYVDPEGYFWFEEYAGELEPLLVLNGHMFAMFGVWDYWNLTGSEQAVELFDAGATTLAYYLPAFREPQGVSWYCIRMPLCGEESWQNEKYHGIVTTQMRFVADMVDAEEFDQFADQFAADFVPAPEG, from the coding sequence GTGCGCCCCACGTCCCGGCTGGTCCCTGTCCTCACTGCAGCGGTGACATCGGCTCTGCTGCTGGGCTCCTGCGGCGAGGCGACCGACGAGCCGACCGCCCCGGGTGCCGCGGCGACCGCGGGGCAGGCGCCCGCCCCCGAAGACGTGACCGAGGTCGACGTCGACGTGAAGCCGGTCGACGGCGACCCCGTCGGGGAGATCGCCGAGGGCGAGCGCTGGCGCACGTCGGGCTACACGCTGGCCGACGTCGACGCGCGCCCCTACGACGACCAGGTCCTCCTCGAGGGCCTCCTGGACGCCGAGGTCGACGCCGACGGCATCCGCATCTTCGAGCGCCACGACCGGCGCTGGGACCACCCGGTCGCGATTGCGCAGTACGCCATGGCGCAGCTCGACGCCGGGCGCGACGGCGGCGACGCCGATCGGATGGCGCGGGCGATCGCCAACGGCGAGAAGCTGCTGACGATGGCCGAGCCGGTCGGCGACGCCGACTACTACCCCTACCCCTTCGACTTCCCGCTCGGCGGTCGCGTCGAGCACACCCTGCCGACCCCGTGGTGGTCGGCGATGGCGCAGGGCCAGGTGCTGTCGTTGTTCGTCCGGCTCTTCGAGGAGACCGGGGAGCAGCGCTGGCGCGACGCCGCCGACCGCACCTTCCGCAGCCTCGACGACGAGGGTCCCCGCGAGCAGCCGTGGTCGGCGTACGTCGATCCCGAGGGCTACTTCTGGTTCGAGGAGTACGCCGGCGAGCTCGAGCCGCTGCTCGTGCTCAACGGTCACATGTTCGCGATGTTCGGCGTGTGGGACTACTGGAACCTGACCGGTTCCGAGCAGGCCGTGGAGCTCTTCGACGCCGGCGCGACGACGCTGGCGTACTACCTCCCGGCGTTCCGCGAGCCCCAGGGGGTGTCGTGGTACTGCATTCGGATGCCGCTGTGCGGTGAAGAGTCGTGGCAGAACGAGAAGTACCACGGCATCGTCACTACGCAGATGCGGTTCGTCGCCGACATGGTCGACGCCGAGGAGTTCGACCAGTTCGCCGATCAGTTCGCCGCCGACTTCGTGCCTGCGCCCGAGGGGTGA
- a CDS encoding type II toxin-antitoxin system VapC family toxin codes for MILVDTSVWIDHFRAGEAGLAELLQSNRVLAHPWVTGELALGHLAQRRTILELLHHLPQTTVATDVEVLTLIENHHLSGVGIGYVDAHLLAATMLHPGARLWTRDKRLTTVAAREGIAYDLG; via the coding sequence GTGATCCTGGTCGACACGTCCGTCTGGATAGACCACTTCCGCGCGGGCGAAGCGGGGCTTGCGGAGCTGCTGCAGAGCAACCGCGTGCTGGCACACCCCTGGGTGACCGGCGAGCTCGCTCTCGGGCACCTCGCCCAGCGCCGCACCATCCTTGAACTTCTTCACCACTTGCCGCAGACAACCGTGGCGACCGATGTCGAGGTGTTGACCTTGATCGAGAACCACCACCTGAGTGGGGTCGGGATCGGGTACGTCGACGCCCACCTTCTGGCCGCGACCATGCTGCATCCTGGTGCGCGCCTGTGGACCCGCGACAAACGGCTGACGACCGTCGCTGCCCGAGAAGGAATTGCCTACGACCTCGGTTGA
- a CDS encoding type II toxin-antitoxin system VapB family antitoxin: MRTTIALDDDLLAEAQRLTGTMEKSALVRQALRALIEQESARRLARLGGSEPDATSIPRRKSMPA, from the coding sequence ATGAGGACGACGATCGCGTTGGACGACGATCTGCTCGCGGAGGCACAGCGCCTGACCGGGACGATGGAGAAGAGTGCCCTCGTGCGGCAGGCGCTGCGTGCGTTGATCGAGCAGGAGAGCGCGCGGCGCCTCGCCCGGCTGGGAGGAAGTGAGCCGGACGCGACATCGATCCCGCGGCGGAAGTCGATGCCCGCGTGA
- a CDS encoding glycosyltransferase family 4 protein encodes MADPLPGSPFAAPAESPVDTPPDSEPDTTPVSRPSTAVFPTWTPGPRDRGRGRVVMLVDNDVVRDSRVRKQAQSMAAAGWDVLLVGRALGPAPERFLLDQARVLLVPVERALTARNFHFRHPFLRGSLAYPNRRRARHRTAQAAARRADLQARLVTAGPVNRTLMLPARVVAKAERTWVARRAEATRRMAETATERLDTGVRKAWTQLRIRVQGDRVWRALDPHLWDFELAYGPVIDRNEPDIIHANDAIMLGVAARAKARAQAAGRRPAMVYDAHEYVPGRPGGHPWWLPAQIAHEREYVRAADAVVTVSETLAEMLHTELALPERPTVVLNAPPVGEGSGEAPSMRELCGIGPDTPLLVYSGGMAPQRGVAIMVETLPRLPDVHVAFVVGKPEAPFVVELMARAVELGVRERVHLLPYVDPEHVVDYVSEADIGVHPTHHHPNHEISLATKFFEYSHAGLPIVVSDVRTMSEMVLKTGQGEVFRAEDEDDYVRAVQAVLADPQRYRSVYDDHGLLASWTWAGQATVLDALYTKLRGQQQG; translated from the coding sequence ATGGCTGACCCGTTGCCCGGCTCCCCGTTCGCGGCTCCCGCGGAATCCCCGGTCGACACCCCGCCCGACTCCGAGCCGGACACGACGCCGGTCTCGCGCCCGTCGACGGCGGTCTTTCCCACTTGGACTCCCGGTCCGCGTGACCGCGGTCGCGGCCGCGTGGTGATGCTCGTCGACAACGACGTCGTCCGTGACAGCCGCGTGCGCAAGCAGGCGCAGTCCATGGCGGCAGCCGGGTGGGACGTGCTGCTGGTCGGGCGCGCACTCGGCCCCGCGCCGGAACGCTTCCTCCTCGACCAAGCACGCGTGCTGCTCGTGCCGGTAGAGCGCGCCCTCACCGCCCGCAACTTCCACTTCCGCCACCCGTTCCTGCGTGGCTCGCTGGCCTACCCCAACCGACGCCGCGCCCGCCACCGCACCGCCCAGGCCGCTGCCAGGCGCGCCGACCTGCAGGCCCGCCTCGTGACCGCCGGACCCGTCAACCGCACACTGATGCTGCCCGCCCGCGTCGTCGCCAAGGCCGAGCGCACCTGGGTCGCCCGCCGCGCCGAGGCAACGCGGCGAATGGCCGAGACCGCCACGGAGCGTCTGGACACCGGGGTGCGCAAGGCGTGGACACAGCTGCGTATCCGGGTGCAGGGCGACCGGGTCTGGCGCGCGCTTGACCCGCACCTGTGGGACTTCGAGCTCGCCTACGGACCCGTCATCGACCGCAACGAGCCCGACATCATCCACGCCAACGACGCGATCATGCTCGGTGTCGCCGCCCGCGCGAAGGCGCGGGCGCAGGCCGCAGGCCGCCGCCCGGCGATGGTCTACGACGCCCACGAGTACGTGCCCGGCCGCCCGGGTGGTCACCCGTGGTGGCTGCCGGCGCAGATCGCCCACGAGCGCGAGTACGTCCGTGCCGCCGACGCGGTCGTCACCGTCTCGGAGACGCTCGCGGAGATGCTGCACACCGAGCTCGCGCTGCCCGAGCGCCCGACGGTGGTTCTCAACGCCCCGCCGGTCGGCGAGGGTTCGGGCGAGGCCCCGTCGATGCGGGAGCTGTGCGGGATCGGACCCGACACCCCGCTGCTGGTCTACAGCGGCGGCATGGCTCCCCAGCGCGGCGTGGCGATCATGGTCGAGACGCTCCCCCGGCTACCGGACGTGCATGTCGCGTTCGTCGTCGGCAAGCCCGAGGCGCCGTTCGTCGTGGAGCTGATGGCCCGTGCCGTCGAGCTGGGCGTGCGCGAGCGCGTGCACCTGCTGCCGTACGTCGACCCCGAGCACGTCGTCGACTACGTCTCCGAGGCCGACATCGGGGTGCACCCGACGCACCACCACCCCAACCACGAGATCTCGCTGGCGACCAAGTTCTTCGAGTACTCCCACGCCGGGCTGCCGATCGTTGTCTCCGACGTGCGCACCATGAGCGAGATGGTGCTCAAGACCGGGCAGGGCGAGGTGTTCCGCGCCGAGGACGAGGACGACTACGTGCGCGCGGTGCAGGCCGTGCTCGCCGACCCGCAGCGCTACCGCTCGGTGTACGACGACCACGGCCTGCTCGCGTCGTGGACGTGGGCCGGGCAGGCCACGGTGCTGGACGCGCTCTACACGAAGCTCCGCGGCCAGCAGCAGGGCTGA
- the wecB gene encoding non-hydrolyzing UDP-N-acetylglucosamine 2-epimerase → MKVLSVVGARPQLVKLAAVAAAVDGTAHEHVIVHTGQHYDLRMSDVFFTGLGIPDPDVHLGVGSGNHGAQTGAILAGIEPVIEEQRPDWVLVYGDTNSTLAGTLAAVKLHVPVAHLEAGLRSFNRRMPEEHNRVLTDHAADMLLAPTETAAAHLAREGLAERTVVVGDVMVDVCHRVRDAVLAGDHPAPELPAGIDPASPYLVATLHRPDNTDDPEVLRGLVDALAALPVPVALLAHPRLRARAEQHGIDLRAGALHPGEPLPYGDLVAAVLGSRGVVTDSGGLQKEAFLLGRPCTTLRTETEWVETVEAGWNVLVARPDREDPTWWAQTATREAPTDPRPTPYGTGDAGARTIAALEAHHG, encoded by the coding sequence GTGAAGGTCCTCAGCGTGGTCGGCGCACGACCACAGCTGGTCAAGCTGGCGGCCGTCGCGGCGGCCGTCGACGGCACCGCGCACGAGCACGTGATCGTGCACACCGGCCAGCACTACGACCTGCGCATGTCCGACGTCTTCTTCACCGGTCTCGGGATCCCCGACCCCGACGTCCACCTCGGCGTCGGCTCCGGCAACCACGGCGCGCAGACCGGCGCGATCCTCGCCGGGATCGAGCCGGTCATCGAGGAGCAGCGCCCCGACTGGGTCCTGGTGTACGGCGACACGAACTCGACGCTCGCGGGCACGCTCGCGGCGGTGAAGCTGCACGTCCCGGTCGCCCATCTCGAGGCCGGCCTGCGCTCCTTCAACCGGCGGATGCCCGAGGAGCACAACCGCGTCCTGACCGACCACGCCGCCGATATGCTGCTCGCCCCGACCGAGACCGCTGCGGCGCACCTCGCCCGCGAGGGGCTGGCCGAGCGCACCGTGGTCGTCGGTGACGTCATGGTCGACGTGTGCCACCGCGTGCGGGACGCCGTCCTGGCCGGCGACCACCCGGCACCCGAGCTCCCCGCCGGCATCGACCCCGCGTCGCCGTACCTCGTCGCGACGCTGCACCGGCCCGACAACACCGACGACCCGGAGGTCCTGCGCGGTCTGGTCGACGCGCTCGCCGCGCTTCCCGTGCCCGTCGCGCTGCTGGCCCACCCGCGGTTGCGCGCTCGCGCCGAGCAGCACGGCATCGATCTGCGTGCCGGTGCGCTCCACCCCGGTGAGCCCCTGCCGTACGGCGACCTGGTGGCCGCCGTGCTCGGTTCGCGCGGCGTCGTCACCGACTCCGGTGGGCTGCAGAAGGAGGCGTTCCTCCTCGGCCGCCCGTGCACCACGCTGCGCACCGAGACCGAATGGGTCGAGACCGTCGAGGCAGGCTGGAACGTCCTCGTCGCCCGGCCCGACCGCGAGGACCCGACTTGGTGGGCGCAGACCGCGACCCGCGAGGCGCCGACCGACCCGCGTCCGACCCCCTACGGCACCGGCGACGCCGGCGCCCGCACCATCGCAGCGCTGGAGGCGCACCATGGCTGA
- a CDS encoding AbrB/MazE/SpoVT family DNA-binding domain-containing protein, whose product MDATVVLGKQGRLVIPAEIRAALRLRPGDRLHLATRGSRLVIEPQGEALTELQALAQDVPPSSSLVDELLQARRAEAGRE is encoded by the coding sequence ATGGATGCCACGGTTGTCCTGGGCAAACAGGGACGACTCGTCATTCCGGCCGAGATCCGGGCTGCCTTGCGTCTGCGGCCGGGTGATCGGCTGCACCTCGCCACCCGTGGATCTCGACTCGTGATCGAACCCCAAGGTGAGGCGCTCACCGAGCTGCAGGCCCTGGCTCAGGACGTCCCGCCATCGAGTTCTCTCGTCGACGAGCTGCTCCAAGCTCGGCGAGCAGAGGCGGGACGCGAATGA
- a CDS encoding type II toxin-antitoxin system VapC family toxin — translation MTVLDASAVLALIHKEPGHEVLEAEIEGAVLGAASLAEVVGKLLDAGVDVRRVRPLLQAAGVTVEPVTAEDGEIAGALRDVEGGRSLSLEDRCCLALAMRSVPARVLTADREWASLDLSVDVRVIR, via the coding sequence ATGACAGTGCTGGATGCGTCGGCGGTGCTTGCGCTCATCCACAAGGAGCCAGGTCACGAGGTCCTCGAGGCTGAGATCGAAGGTGCCGTGCTGGGGGCGGCAAGCCTCGCCGAGGTGGTCGGCAAGCTCCTCGACGCCGGCGTCGACGTCCGTCGCGTCCGCCCGCTGCTCCAGGCGGCGGGAGTCACCGTCGAGCCGGTGACTGCCGAGGACGGCGAGATAGCCGGAGCGCTGCGCGACGTCGAGGGCGGACGATCGCTCTCCCTCGAGGATCGGTGCTGTCTGGCCCTGGCCATGCGTTCGGTGCCGGCGCGGGTGCTGACGGCCGATCGGGAGTGGGCCTCCCTCGACCTGTCCGTCGACGTCCGGGTGATCCGCTGA
- a CDS encoding cell wall-binding repeat-containing protein, translating into MSVKAVRARRWSVAGLVSALVLGVVSTAAPAAADPTPFERVGGSDRYDTSAQLAARLAARHGGGVNEIVLVSNDVDGLGAVTYAAAAQAPIVATPPNALPPGLTDLVARLGVNKVTIIGGPLAVSAHVEAGLGQLGLDTSRISGADRFQTNIAALYQAAFLRPPELPVFAGSANPDAANALPPGMAAVLAQAGASVVLTDDVLKLMGDAKREEVLRQMEEDQRALRRAADAVRQRALDGISEYIDMARVNREGTVEMRRAAVRDREPVPSPRPLPPPASGLTPDAGVAVAEHAREHYGIVPTGVTLVPSAPSGRLDAISGGLLAGASGHAALPVNRDGVPPAVGAYLARHAATIDSAVIVGGPAAVPPAVQESASEVIEKSRPAPAPAPAPEPTPTPTPAPVPPVPPRPTPPPLSVSPAEEETVVGVVPNGGDDRHVLSEEEPADPGSSVTPLEPGAPVTTSPDDDRTYTITGLVPGTAYVINLLRPEWFVGDGDTVRFVEMQELPRAPRVAPSGNGVEEVAGIVDLGGLPVLFGPDVPPTTWDFVAEAGEITFTIDGHGAGSVVPVVFMAGGAAVGALELDEYGQPIETYAMAGLTTYEFGGCARVRGVGDVHARC; encoded by the coding sequence GTGTCTGTCAAAGCTGTGCGCGCGCGCAGGTGGTCGGTCGCCGGGCTCGTGTCGGCGCTGGTGCTGGGAGTGGTCTCGACGGCGGCTCCGGCTGCTGCCGACCCGACGCCCTTCGAGCGGGTCGGCGGGTCGGATCGCTACGACACCAGCGCGCAGCTGGCTGCCAGGCTCGCGGCTCGGCACGGTGGCGGCGTAAACGAGATCGTCCTGGTCAGCAACGACGTCGACGGGCTCGGAGCGGTGACCTATGCGGCCGCCGCGCAGGCGCCGATAGTGGCGACTCCGCCGAACGCCCTGCCCCCGGGTCTCACCGACCTCGTCGCCCGGCTCGGCGTCAACAAGGTGACGATCATCGGCGGGCCGCTCGCCGTCTCCGCGCACGTCGAGGCCGGGCTCGGTCAGCTCGGGCTCGACACGTCTCGGATCAGCGGAGCGGATCGCTTCCAGACCAACATCGCCGCTCTGTACCAAGCGGCGTTCCTGCGACCCCCGGAGCTCCCGGTGTTCGCCGGGTCCGCCAACCCCGACGCAGCCAACGCGCTGCCTCCCGGGATGGCCGCGGTGCTCGCGCAGGCGGGCGCCAGCGTCGTGCTCACCGACGACGTGCTCAAGCTGATGGGGGATGCCAAGCGCGAGGAGGTCCTGCGTCAGATGGAGGAGGACCAGCGTGCGCTGCGACGTGCCGCTGATGCGGTGCGGCAGCGAGCCCTCGATGGCATCAGTGAGTACATCGACATGGCGCGCGTGAATCGCGAGGGGACAGTCGAGATGCGGCGGGCCGCTGTGCGCGACCGCGAGCCCGTGCCGTCGCCGCGTCCGCTCCCGCCGCCCGCCAGCGGGCTCACGCCTGATGCGGGGGTTGCCGTGGCTGAGCACGCGCGGGAGCACTACGGGATCGTGCCCACTGGTGTGACGTTGGTGCCGTCGGCGCCGAGCGGTCGCCTGGACGCCATCTCCGGCGGGCTCCTTGCCGGCGCCAGCGGACACGCCGCCCTCCCCGTCAACCGCGACGGCGTCCCGCCCGCCGTGGGCGCCTACCTGGCACGCCACGCCGCGACGATCGACTCCGCCGTCATCGTCGGTGGGCCGGCGGCCGTGCCGCCCGCGGTGCAGGAGAGCGCCAGCGAAGTCATCGAGAAGTCCCGGCCGGCGCCGGCGCCGGCACCGGCGCCCGAGCCCACGCCGACACCTACTCCCGCGCCCGTGCCGCCCGTGCCGCCGAGGCCGACGCCGCCTCCGCTCTCAGTCTCGCCCGCCGAGGAGGAGACCGTCGTGGGCGTCGTGCCGAACGGCGGCGACGACCGGCACGTGCTGAGCGAGGAGGAGCCGGCGGACCCCGGTTCGTCGGTTACGCCTCTCGAACCCGGTGCGCCGGTCACCACGAGTCCCGATGACGACCGGACCTACACGATCACCGGCCTGGTCCCGGGGACGGCGTACGTCATCAACCTGCTTCGACCGGAGTGGTTCGTAGGTGACGGTGACACGGTGCGATTCGTGGAAATGCAGGAGTTGCCGAGGGCGCCGCGCGTAGCGCCGAGCGGAAATGGTGTCGAGGAGGTTGCGGGCATCGTCGACCTCGGTGGTCTGCCGGTCCTCTTCGGTCCTGATGTCCCCCCGACAACGTGGGATTTCGTCGCGGAGGCGGGCGAGATCACGTTCACGATCGACGGCCACGGCGCAGGAAGTGTCGTCCCGGTCGTTTTCATGGCTGGTGGCGCCGCGGTCGGCGCCTTGGAACTCGATGAGTACGGCCAACCCATCGAGACCTACGCGATGGCGGGCCTCACAACTTACGAGTTCGGCGGCTGCGCGCGCGTGCGTGGCGTCGGCGACGTCCACGCCCGTTGCTAG
- a CDS encoding DegT/DnrJ/EryC1/StrS family aminotransferase, with protein MSDSSFIPPAKPEIGEAEIEAAVRVLRSGMVVQGPEVKGFEEEFSAFVGGVHCVAVNSGTSALHLGLLAMGIGPGDEVLVPSFSFAASANAIRLVGADPVFVDIDPASYCIDPAAAAAAVTERTRAVMPVHLYGHPADMTAIGELAATHDLAVIEDAAQAHGAVWDGRPVGSFGRTAAFSFYPTKNMHSLEGGMVSTADAETARMLRLLRNQGMEQRYANEVVGANMRLTDVAAAIGRVQLAKLAGWNEQRRTNAARLDAGLAELDGVVAPPVAAEATHVYHQYTVRILDGHRDAVQQQLQQAGVGSAVYYPTPIHRLRPFLPDAHPHNRDWDLPATEQAAAEVLSLPVHPALSEAEVDRVVAAVADALEAVRR; from the coding sequence GTGTCTGACTCTTCCTTCATCCCCCCGGCCAAACCAGAGATCGGCGAGGCCGAGATCGAGGCCGCGGTCCGCGTGCTGCGCAGCGGGATGGTGGTCCAGGGCCCGGAGGTGAAGGGCTTCGAGGAGGAGTTCTCCGCCTTCGTCGGCGGTGTCCACTGCGTGGCCGTCAACTCCGGCACCTCGGCATTGCACCTGGGGCTGCTCGCGATGGGGATCGGGCCGGGGGACGAGGTGCTGGTGCCGTCGTTTTCCTTCGCCGCCTCGGCCAACGCGATCCGGCTGGTCGGTGCCGACCCGGTGTTCGTCGACATCGACCCCGCGTCGTACTGCATCGACCCGGCCGCCGCCGCTGCAGCCGTGACCGAGCGGACGCGCGCAGTGATGCCGGTGCACCTCTACGGCCACCCGGCCGACATGACCGCGATCGGCGAGCTCGCGGCCACGCACGACCTGGCCGTCATCGAGGACGCCGCGCAGGCCCACGGCGCGGTCTGGGACGGGCGCCCGGTCGGCTCCTTCGGGCGTACGGCGGCGTTCAGCTTCTACCCGACGAAGAACATGCACTCGCTCGAGGGCGGGATGGTCAGTACGGCGGACGCTGAGACCGCGCGGATGCTGCGGTTGCTGCGCAACCAGGGGATGGAGCAGCGCTACGCCAACGAGGTCGTCGGCGCCAACATGCGCCTCACCGACGTCGCTGCCGCCATCGGGCGGGTCCAGCTGGCCAAGCTGGCGGGCTGGAACGAGCAGCGCCGCACCAACGCCGCCCGCCTCGATGCCGGCCTCGCCGAGCTCGACGGGGTCGTCGCCCCGCCGGTCGCCGCTGAGGCGACGCACGTCTACCACCAGTACACCGTCCGCATCCTCGACGGCCACCGCGACGCCGTGCAGCAGCAGCTGCAGCAGGCGGGCGTCGGCTCGGCGGTCTACTACCCGACCCCGATCCACCGGCTGCGTCCCTTCTTGCCCGACGCGCATCCCCACAACCGCGACTGGGATCTGCCGGCCACCGAGCAGGCCGCGGCCGAGGTGCTGTCACTGCCGGTCCACCCGGCGCTGAGCGAGGCCGAGGTCGACCGGGTCGTCGCCGCGGTCGCCGATGCCCTCGAGGCGGTACGCCGATGA